One genomic region from Microcystis panniformis FACHB-1757 encodes:
- a CDS encoding FAD-binding oxidoreductase yields the protein MKSNYQNLIQELAHLEIITDPGQVAKLSLDYYHFSPILEAQLQDKRADLVIRPQNSQEVIDIAKTCVKYQIPLTVRGAGTGNYGQCVPLRGGVILDTTKLTKIISIKPGTARVEAGVKMAFFDKQARAIGWELRMAPSTYRTATIGGFIGGGSVGMGSINYGQLKDRGNLQAVQLVTLEAEPKIIELRGDEVEKVNHAYGTNGIITELEIALAPCYPWAEFIVTFADFITAAKFGQALSDSDGIVKKMVSVHSWPIPAYFIALKDYLPTGKAAVLLIVSDSDRVALESLIKEYNGELTYYKTPEETQKGNSILEFTWNHTTLHARSFNPKITYLQAFYFNLATVEKLYNYFGEEIMMHLEFLKFQGKVIPAGLPLLEFTTETRLNEIIAIYEQQGAAIANPHTYIMEDGGSRQINPLQLEFKKLVDPYGLNNPGKMRAWVEARGRGSIQAKLNKISR from the coding sequence ATGAAATCTAACTATCAAAATCTCATCCAAGAATTGGCTCATCTAGAAATTATCACCGATCCGGGGCAAGTGGCGAAACTTTCCTTAGATTATTATCATTTTAGTCCCATTTTAGAGGCACAACTGCAAGATAAACGGGCTGATTTAGTCATTCGTCCCCAGAATAGCCAAGAGGTTATTGACATCGCTAAAACCTGCGTTAAATACCAAATTCCTTTAACAGTTAGAGGTGCGGGTACAGGTAATTATGGTCAATGTGTTCCCTTGCGGGGGGGAGTAATTTTAGACACAACGAAACTAACAAAAATTATCTCGATCAAACCGGGTACAGCCCGGGTAGAAGCGGGAGTAAAAATGGCATTTTTTGATAAACAAGCTCGCGCAATCGGTTGGGAATTAAGAATGGCTCCCTCTACCTATCGGACGGCGACAATTGGCGGTTTTATCGGGGGTGGCAGTGTGGGCATGGGTTCAATTAATTATGGACAATTGAAGGATAGAGGCAATCTGCAAGCAGTGCAGTTAGTCACCCTAGAAGCGGAACCAAAAATTATCGAACTACGGGGGGATGAGGTAGAAAAAGTCAATCATGCCTACGGAACAAATGGCATTATTACCGAGTTAGAAATAGCCCTCGCTCCCTGTTATCCTTGGGCAGAATTTATCGTTACTTTTGCCGATTTTATCACCGCCGCTAAATTCGGTCAAGCTCTCAGTGATAGTGATGGCATTGTCAAGAAAATGGTTAGTGTTCACTCTTGGCCAATTCCTGCTTATTTTATCGCTCTTAAGGATTATTTACCCACAGGAAAAGCGGCAGTTTTGTTAATAGTATCGGACAGCGATCGAGTCGCATTAGAATCTTTAATTAAAGAATATAATGGTGAACTTACCTACTATAAAACGCCAGAAGAAACCCAAAAAGGCAACAGTATCTTAGAATTTACTTGGAATCATACCACTCTCCATGCGCGTAGTTTTAACCCCAAAATAACTTATCTACAGGCTTTTTATTTTAATCTAGCCACGGTGGAGAAACTCTATAATTATTTTGGTGAGGAAATAATGATGCACCTAGAATTTTTGAAATTTCAGGGTAAAGTTATTCCCGCCGGTCTTCCCTTGCTAGAATTTACCACAGAAACTCGATTAAATGAGATTATTGCTATCTATGAACAACAGGGGGCAGCTATTGCCAATCCTCACACTTATATCATGGAAGATGGCGGCAGCAGACAGATTAATCCGCTACAACTAGAATTTAAAAAACTCGTCGATCCTTACGGATTGAACAATCCGGGTAAAATGCGAGCATGGGTTGAAGCAAGGGGTAGGGGTTCAATTCAAGCTAAATTAAACAAGATAAGTAGGTAG
- a CDS encoding photosystem II protein Y, which translates to MDWRVLIVLTPLFIAGGWAVFNIGAAAIRQAQQFLSKQS; encoded by the coding sequence ATGGACTGGAGAGTGTTAATCGTTTTAACCCCTTTGTTTATTGCTGGTGGCTGGGCTGTCTTCAATATCGGCGCTGCCGCTATTAGACAAGCTCAACAGTTTCTCAGCAAACAAAGTTAA